The following proteins are encoded in a genomic region of Fusarium oxysporum f. sp. lycopersici 4287 chromosome 1, whole genome shotgun sequence:
- a CDS encoding CAMK/CAMKL/CHK1 protein kinase codes for MSQLDPLPTDLPFRIVSKTVGRGAYASIKKAIPLDAPTPVFAVKLIHKGYAVKHGRISTKQLAMEVSLHSHIGQHPNIIEWFASGEDDIWRWIAMEYAEGGDLFDKIEADVGVREDIAQVYFVQLISGVSFMHSKGVAHRDLKPENILLSQDGSLKLADFGMATMFEYKGQRKLSSTLCGSPPYIAPEILACGRADKKLPNAAKYSPDLVDVWSCGVILFVLLVGNTPWDEPSQGSWEFQEYVRTSGRSTDALWGRVPAEALSLLRGMMSIDSSKRFNFTQVRQHPWYTRHNALLNSDGRVTDPINLATQMLENLRIDFNHHPTSQPSSSDNMDIDTGLNVGKFSSTQPETPIADKDWDWERPPLRSMASPASSLPHTHDASRAMLDTLADEPSMSQFSQTPGPSMTLTQQARRFRDICPPESLTRFFSAVPPAHIIQMINDALHHLNVPTTHISPNPHGNPVAKIKVKALDGRQQSLHGEIQVDRQPLPDGTEVLDIRFVKVKGDPLEWRRFFKKVVVLCKDGVYVPES; via the exons ATG TCACAATTAGACCCTCTACCAACGGATCTTCCCTTCCGAATCGTCTCCAAGACCGTGGGTCGAGGAGCATATGCCTC CATCAAGAAAGCAATCCCCCTCGACGCCCCAACACCAGTATTTGCTGTAAAGCTCATTCACAAAGGCTATGCCGTTAAGCATGGTCGCATATCTACTAAGCAGTTGGCCATGGAGGTCTCACTGCATTCACACATCGGCCAGCATCCCAACATTATCGAGTGGTTCGCTTCAGGAGAAGATGACATTTGGCGATGGATTGCCATGGAGTACGCGGAAGGTGGAGATTTGTTCGACAAGATTGAAGCCGATGTCGGTGTTCGTGAGGACATTGCTCAAGTCTACTTTGTTCAACTCATCAGCGGCGTGAGTTTCATGCACTCCAAGGGCGTGGCACATCGTGAcctcaagcctgagaacatTCTACTCTCCCAAGATGGATCTTTAAAACTTGCAGATTTTGGTATGGCCACGATGTTTGAGTACAAGGGTCAGCGAAAGTTGAGCTCAACACTATGTGGCAGTCCACCTTATATCGCCCCTGAAATCCTTGCTTGTGGGCGTGCAGACAAGAAGTTACCGAACGCTGCCAAGTACTCACCAGATCTGGTCGATGTTTGGTCTTGCGGTGTTATTCTCTtcgttcttcttgttggcaaCACACCATGGGATGAGCCGTCACAAGGCAGCTGGGAGTTCCAGGAATACGTACGAACATCTGGTCGCAGCACTGATGCTCTATGGGGGAGGGTCCCAGCAGAAGCACTCTCTCTACTACGAGGGATGATGAGCATTGATTCCTCGAAACGCTTCAACTTTACTCAAGTGCGCCAGCATCCTTGGTACACAAGACACAATGCCCTCCTCAACTCGGATGGCCGAGTCACAGACCCCATTAACTTGGCGACACAGATGCTGGAGAATCTCCGCATCGACTTCAACCACCACCCTACATCCCAACCTTCTTCGAGCGACAATATGGACATAGATACTGGTCTCAATGTTGGAAAATTCTCCTCTACTCAACCAGAGACACCAATCGCTGATAAGGACTGGGATTGGGAGCGTCCTCCACTTCGCTCTATGGCCTCGCCAGCCTCATCACTCCCACATACTCACGATGCGAGCCGAGCAATGCTCGATACACTTGCCGACGAGCCATCTATGTCTCAATTCTCTCAGACTCCTGGCCCTTCTATGACTCTTACTCAACAAGCTCGTCGATTCCGCGACATTTGTCCCCCAGAGTCACTTActcgcttcttctcggctGTGCCTCCGGCCCACATCATTCAGATGATTAACGATGCTCTCCACCATCTGAACGTCCCCACGACGCATATTTCGCCTAATCCACATGGCAACCCTGTCGCTAAGATAAAGGTCAAAGCACTCGACGGTCGTCAACAAAGTTTGCATGGCGAGATTCAAGTGGACCGTCAGCCTCTGCCGGATGGCACCGAGGTCCTCGACATTCGCTtcgtcaaggtcaagggtgATCCTCTTGAATGGCGACGATTCTTCAAGAAGGTGGTTGTTTTGTGTAAGGATGGTGTATACGTCCCCGAGTCTTAG
- a CDS encoding 40S ribosomal protein S2: MADRGASRGGGFGSRGGDRGRGRGRGRGRGRGKNEEKEWQPVTKLGRLVKAGKINSMEEIYLHSLPIKEYQIVDNFLPKLKDEVMKIKPVQKQTRAGQRTRFKAIVIIGDSEGHVGLGIKTSKEVATAIRAAIIIAKLSVIPVRRGYWGTNLGQPHSLPCKESGKCGSVTVRLIPAPRGTGLVASPAVKRFLQLAGVEDAYTSSAGSTKTLENTLKATFVAVSNTYGFLTPNLWKETKLIKSPLDEYADTLREGKRY; the protein is encoded by the exons ATGGCTGATCGTGGAGCTTCTCGCGGCGGTGGTTTCGGATCCCGAGGCGGTGATCGCGGCCGAGGACGTGGACGTGGCCGTGGTCGTGGTCGCGGCAAGaacgaggagaaggagtGGCAGCCCGTCACCAAGCTCGGTCGATTGGTCAAGGCCGGCAAGATCAACAGCATGGAGGAGATCTACCTTCACTCTCTGCCCATCAAGGAGTACCAGATTGTCGACAACTTCCTgcccaagctcaaggatgaggtCATGAAG ATCAAGCCCGTCCAGAAGCAGACCCGTGCCGGTCAGCGAACCCGATTCAAGGCCATTGTCATCATTGGTGACTCCGAGGGCCACGTCGGTCTCGGTATCAAGACCTCCAAGGAGGTTGCTACCGCCATCCGTGCTGCTATCATCATTGCCAAGCTCAGCGTCATCCCCGTGCGACGAGGTTACTGGGGTACCAACCTTGGTCAGCCTCACTCCCTGCCCTGCAAGGAGTCTGGCAAGTGCGGTTCCGTCACCGTCCGT CTCATCCCCGCTCCCCGTGGTACTGGCCTCGTTGCCTCTCCCGCTGTTAAGCGATTCCTCCAGCTTGCCGGTGTCGAGGACGCCTACACCTCCTCCGCCGGTTCCACAAAGACCCTCGAGAACACCCTCAAGGCTACCTTTGTGGCCGTCTCCAACACTTACGGCTTCCTTACCCCCAACCTCTGGAAGGAgaccaagctcatcaagagtCCCCTGGACGAGTACGCCGACACACTGCGGGAGGGTAAGCGATACTAG
- a CDS encoding CAMK/CAMKL/CHK1 protein kinase: protein MNQSQLDPLPTDLPFRIVSKTVGRGAYASIKKAIPLDAPTPVFAVKLIHKGYAVKHGRISTKQLAMEVSLHSHIGQHPNIIEWFASGEDDIWRWIAMEYAEGGDLFDKIEADVGVREDIAQVYFVQLISGVSFMHSKGVAHRDLKPENILLSQDGSLKLADFGMATMFEYKGQRKLSSTLCGSPPYIAPEILACGRADKKLPNAAKYSPDLVDVWSCGVILFVLLVGNTPWDEPSQGSWEFQEYVRTSGRSTDALWGRVPAEALSLLRGMMSIDSSKRFNFTQVRQHPWYTRHNALLNSDGRVTDPINLATQMLENLRIDFNHHPTSQPSSSDNMDIDTGLNVGKFSSTQPETPIADKDWDWERPPLRSMASPASSLPHTHDASRAMLDTLADEPSMSQFSQTPGPSMTLTQQARRFRDICPPESLTRFFSAVPPAHIIQMINDALHHLNVPTTHISPNPHGNPVAKIKVKALDGRQQSLHGEIQVDRQPLPDGTEVLDIRFVKVKGDPLEWRRFFKKVVVLCKDGVYVPES from the exons ATGAATCAGTCACAATTAGACCCTCTACCAACGGATCTTCCCTTCCGAATCGTCTCCAAGACCGTGGGTCGAGGAGCATATGCCTC CATCAAGAAAGCAATCCCCCTCGACGCCCCAACACCAGTATTTGCTGTAAAGCTCATTCACAAAGGCTATGCCGTTAAGCATGGTCGCATATCTACTAAGCAGTTGGCCATGGAGGTCTCACTGCATTCACACATCGGCCAGCATCCCAACATTATCGAGTGGTTCGCTTCAGGAGAAGATGACATTTGGCGATGGATTGCCATGGAGTACGCGGAAGGTGGAGATTTGTTCGACAAGATTGAAGCCGATGTCGGTGTTCGTGAGGACATTGCTCAAGTCTACTTTGTTCAACTCATCAGCGGCGTGAGTTTCATGCACTCCAAGGGCGTGGCACATCGTGAcctcaagcctgagaacatTCTACTCTCCCAAGATGGATCTTTAAAACTTGCAGATTTTGGTATGGCCACGATGTTTGAGTACAAGGGTCAGCGAAAGTTGAGCTCAACACTATGTGGCAGTCCACCTTATATCGCCCCTGAAATCCTTGCTTGTGGGCGTGCAGACAAGAAGTTACCGAACGCTGCCAAGTACTCACCAGATCTGGTCGATGTTTGGTCTTGCGGTGTTATTCTCTtcgttcttcttgttggcaaCACACCATGGGATGAGCCGTCACAAGGCAGCTGGGAGTTCCAGGAATACGTACGAACATCTGGTCGCAGCACTGATGCTCTATGGGGGAGGGTCCCAGCAGAAGCACTCTCTCTACTACGAGGGATGATGAGCATTGATTCCTCGAAACGCTTCAACTTTACTCAAGTGCGCCAGCATCCTTGGTACACAAGACACAATGCCCTCCTCAACTCGGATGGCCGAGTCACAGACCCCATTAACTTGGCGACACAGATGCTGGAGAATCTCCGCATCGACTTCAACCACCACCCTACATCCCAACCTTCTTCGAGCGACAATATGGACATAGATACTGGTCTCAATGTTGGAAAATTCTCCTCTACTCAACCAGAGACACCAATCGCTGATAAGGACTGGGATTGGGAGCGTCCTCCACTTCGCTCTATGGCCTCGCCAGCCTCATCACTCCCACATACTCACGATGCGAGCCGAGCAATGCTCGATACACTTGCCGACGAGCCATCTATGTCTCAATTCTCTCAGACTCCTGGCCCTTCTATGACTCTTACTCAACAAGCTCGTCGATTCCGCGACATTTGTCCCCCAGAGTCACTTActcgcttcttctcggctGTGCCTCCGGCCCACATCATTCAGATGATTAACGATGCTCTCCACCATCTGAACGTCCCCACGACGCATATTTCGCCTAATCCACATGGCAACCCTGTCGCTAAGATAAAGGTCAAAGCACTCGACGGTCGTCAACAAAGTTTGCATGGCGAGATTCAAGTGGACCGTCAGCCTCTGCCGGATGGCACCGAGGTCCTCGACATTCGCTtcgtcaaggtcaagggtgATCCTCTTGAATGGCGACGATTCTTCAAGAAGGTGGTTGTTTTGTGTAAGGATGGTGTATACGTCCCCGAGTCTTAG
- a CDS encoding anaphase-promoting complex subunit 11 — protein sequence MKVTIKKWNTVATWRWDIPEDDVCGICQVHFDGTCPTCKYPGDDCSLLSGKCGHNFHMVRVHLSLSLLS from the exons ATGAAGGTCACCATCAAGAAGTGGAATACGGTCGCTACTTGGCGCTGGGATATACCTGAAGACGATGTTTGTGGTATCTGTCAGGTCCACTTTGACGGGACGTGTCCGACATGTAAATACCCAGGCGACGATTGCAGCCTGT TATCGGGGAAGTGCGGTCATAACTTTCACATGGTTCGAGTTCACCTATCTCTATCTCTATTATCGTGA
- a CDS encoding ubiquitin-conjugating enzyme E2 C: protein MEYNMEDSQNSAPGSVQAAKLNSGHKGPDSQSTTKRLQTELMQLMTSPAPGVSAFPGADGNLLSWTATIEGPDDTPYAGLTFKLSFAFPSNYPYAAPTVLFKTPIYHPNVDFSGRICLDILKDKWTAAYNIQTVLLSLQSLLGEPNNASPLNGEAAELWDKDTEEFKKKVLARHRDVEDE, encoded by the exons ATGGAATACAACATGGAGGATAGCCAAAACTCAGCTCCCGGCAGTGTCCAGGCCGCCAAGCTTAACTCTGGTCACAAGGGCCCTGACTCTCAGAGCACAACCAAGAG ACTGCAGACCGAGTTGATGCAACTCATGACGTCGCCCGCTCCCGGCGTCTCTGCCTTCCCCGGTGCGGATGGAAACCTCCTCTCTTGGACTGCCACCATTGAGGGCCCCGACGATACTCCCTACGCTGGCTTGaccttcaagctcagcttTGCATTCCCCTCAAACTACCCCTACGCCGCTCCTACGGTGCTCTTCAAGACACCCATTTATCATCCTAATGTCGACTTCTCCGGCCGCATTTGCTTGGACATTCTCAAGGACAAGTGGACCGCTGCTTACAACATTCAAACTGTTCTGCTGAGCCTTCAAAGCTTGCTTGGCGAGCCCAACAA TGCTTCACCCCTCAACGGTGAGGCTGCCGAGCTGTGGGACAAGGACACtgaggagttcaagaagaaggtccTGGCACGCCACAGGGATGTTGAGGACGAGTAA